The following proteins come from a genomic window of Frankia casuarinae:
- a CDS encoding acyl-CoA desaturase has product MAGFQPATHIPETGYSENGYGADGSTPRRKTISNSYLHRLQRRHFLLFDVLPIAGTAAAIAFLAVHPIGATELALLFSMWLLTGLGITVGYHRLFTHRAFKAAPAAAAALAVLGSMAGQGGVVSWVALHRRHHECSDRDGDPHSPNLAGNGLKGRLRGLAHSHFLWMRRHEYPNVVHYAPDLIKNRALVRVARLYYYWVTLGLLLPALVGGLVYQSWTGAVSGFLWGGLVRMFVLEHVIWGINSFLHMFGTRPYESRENSRNGGIFALLSLGESWHNNHHAFPDSPSFGLRWYRLDPGYWLIRLLAVSGLAWDVKLPSEERMAAKRIAARRSAPSTAV; this is encoded by the coding sequence ATGGCTGGCTTCCAGCCTGCAACGCACATTCCTGAAACCGGGTACTCTGAAAACGGGTACGGAGCCGATGGATCCACTCCCCGCCGGAAGACGATCAGCAATTCCTACCTGCATCGCCTGCAGCGCCGGCACTTCCTGCTGTTCGACGTCCTCCCGATTGCCGGCACCGCCGCCGCCATCGCGTTTCTCGCGGTACATCCGATCGGGGCCACCGAACTCGCCCTACTCTTCTCGATGTGGCTCCTGACCGGTCTGGGCATCACCGTCGGCTATCACCGGCTCTTCACGCACCGCGCGTTCAAGGCGGCGCCGGCCGCGGCGGCCGCGCTCGCGGTACTCGGCTCGATGGCCGGCCAGGGCGGCGTGGTGTCCTGGGTCGCTCTGCACCGGCGGCACCACGAGTGCAGCGATCGCGACGGAGACCCGCACTCGCCGAATCTCGCCGGCAACGGTCTGAAGGGCCGGCTCCGCGGCCTGGCCCACTCGCACTTCCTGTGGATGCGCCGCCACGAATATCCCAACGTCGTCCACTACGCGCCGGATCTGATCAAGAACCGCGCGCTGGTCCGGGTGGCCCGCCTCTACTACTACTGGGTGACGCTCGGGCTTCTGCTCCCGGCGCTCGTCGGTGGCCTCGTCTACCAAAGCTGGACCGGGGCGGTGAGCGGCTTCCTCTGGGGTGGTCTCGTACGGATGTTCGTCCTCGAACACGTCATCTGGGGGATCAACTCCTTCCTGCACATGTTCGGCACCCGCCCCTACGAGTCCCGGGAGAACAGCAGGAACGGCGGGATCTTCGCCCTGCTGAGCCTGGGCGAATCGTGGCACAACAATCACCACGCGTTCCCCGATTCGCCCTCCTTCGGGCTGCGGTGGTACCGCCTCGATCCGGGTTACTGGCTCATCAGGCTGCTCGCGGTCAGTGGCCTCGCCTGGGATGTCAAACTTCCGTCCGAAGAGCGGATGGCGGCGAAGCGCATCGCCGCCAGAAGATCCGCTCCGAGTACCGCGGTATAA
- a CDS encoding cytochrome P450, with translation MDADSPSGAAAVGTPPAFGAFDPARRHDPYPSYHALREADPFYRLPLGAQQVTLLTRYQDCMHVLQDAAWGRGEGGTNAWRSANSFDGGLRSLLGVNPPDHTRLRGLVSKAFTPRVISGLRPQITVLVESLLDAALAAGEVDLIDAFARPLPLRIICDLLGVPVRDEETFRAWGTALTRGLDPDYLLTPDELALRGKATVEFDAYFTDLIAARRARPTDDLLGLLVAVREQGDSLTEAELLELCALLLVAGYETTINLIGNAVLALLRDTDQLTALRADPDLAPALVDETLRHDPPVQFVGRLALRGTEVAGHSFAAGEVGVIMLAAAGRDPRTFAEPDRFDIRRYAGPTPAPRHLGFGLGIHYCLGAPLARLEAEIALQALVRRAGSLTPASDPPSYRPHLAVRGLETLPIRLSP, from the coding sequence ATGGATGCCGATTCCCCGTCCGGTGCGGCCGCGGTCGGCACGCCGCCGGCCTTCGGCGCGTTCGATCCGGCCCGACGCCATGATCCCTACCCCAGCTACCACGCCCTACGGGAGGCGGATCCGTTCTACCGTCTGCCGCTGGGCGCCCAGCAGGTCACGCTGCTCACCCGCTACCAGGACTGCATGCACGTTCTGCAGGACGCCGCCTGGGGCCGGGGTGAGGGGGGAACCAACGCCTGGCGTTCCGCCAACAGCTTCGACGGCGGGCTGCGGTCGCTCCTCGGCGTGAACCCGCCCGATCACACCCGGCTGCGCGGGCTGGTCAGCAAGGCGTTCACTCCCCGGGTCATCTCCGGGCTGCGGCCACAGATCACCGTCCTGGTCGAGTCGCTGCTCGACGCCGCGCTCGCGGCTGGCGAGGTGGATCTGATCGACGCGTTCGCCCGTCCCCTTCCCCTGAGAATCATCTGCGATCTGCTGGGTGTGCCCGTGCGGGACGAGGAGACGTTCCGGGCCTGGGGAACCGCCCTCACCCGCGGCCTCGATCCGGACTATCTGCTCACACCCGACGAGCTGGCCCTGCGAGGGAAGGCCACCGTCGAGTTCGACGCCTACTTCACGGATCTGATCGCGGCCAGACGGGCTCGGCCGACCGACGACCTGCTCGGTCTTCTCGTGGCGGTGCGGGAGCAGGGTGACAGCCTGACCGAGGCCGAACTGCTGGAGCTGTGCGCTCTGCTGCTGGTCGCCGGGTACGAGACCACGATCAACCTGATCGGCAACGCGGTGCTCGCCCTGCTGCGTGACACCGACCAGCTCACCGCGCTGCGGGCCGACCCCGACCTGGCGCCCGCACTCGTTGACGAGACGCTGCGCCACGACCCGCCCGTCCAGTTCGTCGGGCGTCTCGCGCTGCGTGGCACCGAGGTCGCCGGGCACTCCTTCGCCGCGGGCGAGGTCGGCGTCATCATGCTGGCCGCCGCCGGGCGGGATCCGCGGACCTTCGCGGAGCCGGACCGGTTCGACATCCGCCGGTACGCCGGGCCGACACCCGCCCCCCGTCATCTCGGCTTCGGGTTGGGGATCCACTACTGTCTCGGCGCGCCGCTCGCCCGACTGGAGGCGGAGATCGCCCTGCAGGCACTCGTGCGCCGGGCCGGTAGCCTCACGCCGGCCAGCGACCCTCCCTCCTATCGCCCGCATCTGGCCGTGCGTGGCCTGGAGACACTCCCCATCCGGCTGTCGCCCTGA
- the chrA gene encoding chromate efflux transporter — protein sequence MSTVELDAPSAATPAHPSLLAVLREWGRIGCLGFGGPPTHIALLRQLCVERRRWLTATEFEDAVAVCNLLPGPASTQLAIYCAWRLRGRPGALVGGIAFIVPGLILILALAAIFLAGSPPRWVRAAGAGAGSAVAAVAVQTGVALLPASWRRARTVSRLRWPCYLAAGATAAAAVGPWLVLVLLGCGAFELAARRHHRPGRQPGAAAPPMPLLAAAATGTGGLLALIWVAFKVGALSYGGGFVIIPLMQTDAVDHYHWMTADQFLNAVALGQITPGPVVQTVAAVGYAAAGIGGGLLAAAVAFGPSFAFILLGGPHFARLRAEPRIRAFLDGAAPAAAGAILGSAIPLAGALDRPWQYATLGGAMILLLPLRRGVVLTLLIAAAVGVVVTAAGGPLPQ from the coding sequence ATGTCAACCGTGGAGCTCGATGCGCCGTCCGCGGCCACCCCCGCTCACCCGAGCCTGCTCGCCGTGTTACGGGAATGGGGCCGGATCGGCTGCCTCGGCTTCGGCGGCCCGCCGACGCACATCGCGCTGCTGCGCCAGCTCTGCGTGGAGCGACGGCGGTGGCTGACCGCCACCGAATTCGAAGACGCCGTAGCGGTCTGTAACCTGTTGCCCGGACCGGCGTCCACCCAGCTGGCGATCTACTGCGCTTGGCGGCTCCGGGGCCGGCCGGGTGCGCTCGTTGGCGGGATCGCGTTCATCGTGCCAGGTCTGATCCTGATTCTCGCGCTGGCGGCGATCTTCCTCGCCGGCTCGCCGCCGCGGTGGGTGCGCGCCGCCGGCGCCGGGGCGGGTTCCGCGGTCGCGGCCGTCGCCGTCCAGACCGGCGTCGCGTTGCTGCCGGCAAGCTGGCGGCGGGCCCGCACGGTCAGCCGCCTGCGCTGGCCGTGCTACCTGGCCGCCGGGGCGACGGCTGCCGCCGCTGTCGGCCCGTGGCTGGTGCTCGTCCTGCTCGGCTGCGGCGCGTTCGAGCTGGCCGCCCGCCGCCACCATCGGCCCGGCCGCCAGCCGGGCGCTGCCGCGCCACCCATGCCCCTGCTCGCCGCCGCGGCAACCGGCACCGGCGGGCTGCTCGCGCTGATCTGGGTTGCCTTCAAGGTTGGTGCCCTGTCCTACGGCGGCGGCTTCGTCATCATCCCGCTGATGCAGACCGACGCGGTCGACCACTATCACTGGATGACCGCCGACCAGTTCCTCAACGCGGTCGCGCTCGGACAGATCACCCCCGGCCCCGTCGTGCAGACCGTCGCCGCCGTCGGGTACGCGGCAGCCGGGATTGGCGGCGGGCTACTGGCCGCAGCCGTCGCCTTCGGTCCGTCGTTCGCGTTCATCCTGCTCGGCGGTCCCCACTTCGCCCGGCTGCGGGCCGAACCGCGAATCCGCGCCTTCCTCGATGGCGCCGCCCCCGCCGCGGCCGGCGCCATCCTCGGCTCCGCCATCCCGCTAGCCGGCGCGCTCGACCGGCCCTGGCAGTATGCCACCCTCGGCGGCGCCATGATCCTCCTGCTGCCCCTGCGCCGCGGCGTCGTTCTCACCCTGCTCATCGCCGCCGCGGTCGGGGTGGTCGTCACCGCCGCCGGCGGGCCTCTCCCTCAATGA
- a CDS encoding DUF305 domain-containing protein produces MRRLILLIPALLAAAVLTACGSGGSSTGATSATGSTDYNAADVIFAQNMIPHHRQAIEMADLAGTHAQNPEVKTLAPQIRAAQTPEITTMVGWLTAWKQPTAPPAGGGGSGPGMGGPGMGGPGMNGHGMNGHGSETMMPGDTMEGMMSSADMTALGNATGPAFDKMFLTMMIAHHQGAVTMAKTEIRDGRYTPAQQLAENIQNTQNAEITSMRNLLAKI; encoded by the coding sequence ATGAGACGACTCATCCTGCTCATCCCGGCGCTTCTGGCCGCAGCCGTTCTTACCGCGTGCGGCAGCGGGGGAAGCAGCACCGGTGCCACCAGTGCCACCGGCAGCACCGACTACAACGCCGCCGACGTCATCTTCGCCCAGAACATGATCCCCCATCACCGGCAGGCCATCGAGATGGCCGACCTGGCCGGCACCCACGCCCAGAACCCGGAGGTGAAGACCCTCGCGCCGCAGATCCGCGCCGCGCAGACTCCGGAGATCACCACGATGGTCGGCTGGCTCACGGCCTGGAAGCAGCCCACCGCTCCCCCCGCCGGCGGCGGCGGATCGGGCCCCGGCATGGGCGGCCCCGGCATGGGCGGCCCCGGCATGAACGGCCACGGCATGAACGGCCACGGATCAGAAACCATGATGCCGGGCGACACCATGGAAGGAATGATGTCCAGCGCGGACATGACCGCGCTGGGGAACGCGACCGGACCCGCCTTCGACAAGATGTTCCTCACCATGATGATCGCACATCACCAGGGAGCCGTCACCATGGCGAAGACGGAAATCCGCGACGGACGCTATACCCCGGCGCAGCAGCTCGCCGAGAATATTCAGAACACCCAGAACGCCGAGATCACGAGTATGCGGAACCTCCTCGCTAAAATCTGA
- a CDS encoding GGDEF domain-containing protein — protein sequence MTPVYPITHDRWYTLARTPAVEFFQTRTRELAPQRPAESGKTWGKLVVNPETPRIASIFLDAAAQLATAAACFRTARQVRGTERRRRFARLAAGGVLVANLATAATFLAGGFLTGRMSPSYAIFLVLYGVALAGLLSLPTAPVEGQGENTRTARHSGYRWHTITLLDCVLIVGSIILLAWGTTLAALVPAGPPDPIQLLAALLHPVASLILATAVLLITCFRRPRSPAASVLLSTGLLIDGLTSNISVYSTAPDSHHLPPWAMIGFTLAFMMIFLAALLPARTHPDNPTPDSLTTDSLTTDSLTPGGPRAVWAHAVLPYAVLGAAGLLILGKLSTGAQLDRFEAYGMVGLLLVALVRQMVTLAESNRLLAEVRQRARQLHHQAFHDPLTGLANRALFTRRLQRALTHDPDNPDNPDACHAGDSGTVSVLFLDLDGFKLVNDTLGHAAGDELLKISAERLRADTRAVDTVARLGGDEFAIILGSGGVDARKVGERLAMAVQEPCLLAGQIYTPRASFGLVTLDGSTTRPASPDSLLHQADLAMYAAKRERAGRLVVYRPELSALPEHRHPDPPSQDDPVGAYGRVVGLM from the coding sequence ATGACCCCCGTATACCCGATCACCCACGATAGGTGGTACACGCTGGCGAGGACGCCCGCCGTCGAGTTCTTCCAGACGAGGACTCGGGAACTTGCCCCGCAGCGGCCAGCCGAATCCGGCAAGACCTGGGGAAAACTGGTCGTAAATCCGGAGACCCCCCGAATCGCGTCGATTTTCCTCGACGCCGCTGCCCAACTGGCCACTGCGGCCGCCTGCTTCCGGACCGCCCGGCAGGTTCGCGGGACGGAGCGCCGCCGGCGGTTCGCCCGCCTCGCCGCTGGCGGCGTGCTGGTCGCCAACCTCGCGACGGCGGCGACGTTCCTCGCCGGCGGCTTCCTGACTGGCCGCATGTCCCCGAGCTATGCCATCTTCCTCGTTCTCTACGGGGTGGCCCTGGCCGGGCTGCTGTCCCTACCCACCGCACCGGTGGAAGGCCAGGGCGAGAACACCAGGACCGCGCGACACAGCGGATACCGCTGGCATACGATCACCCTGCTGGACTGTGTGCTGATCGTCGGCTCGATCATCCTGCTGGCGTGGGGGACGACTCTCGCCGCGCTCGTCCCGGCCGGCCCGCCCGACCCCATCCAGCTCTTGGCCGCCCTGCTCCACCCGGTCGCCAGCCTGATCCTCGCCACGGCGGTGCTGCTGATCACCTGCTTCCGCCGGCCGCGTTCCCCGGCGGCGTCGGTACTGCTCAGCACGGGCCTGCTGATCGACGGACTCACCAGCAACATCTCCGTCTACAGCACCGCGCCGGACAGCCACCACCTTCCCCCCTGGGCCATGATCGGATTCACCCTCGCCTTTATGATGATCTTCCTTGCCGCTCTGCTACCGGCGCGCACGCACCCGGACAACCCCACACCCGACAGCCTCACGACCGACAGCCTCACGACCGACAGCCTCACCCCGGGCGGCCCCCGGGCGGTGTGGGCGCACGCCGTGCTGCCTTACGCCGTGCTCGGTGCGGCCGGCCTGCTGATCCTGGGCAAACTGTCGACCGGTGCGCAGCTCGACCGGTTCGAGGCGTACGGCATGGTCGGACTGCTGCTGGTGGCGCTGGTCCGGCAGATGGTCACCCTGGCGGAGAGTAACCGACTGTTGGCCGAGGTACGCCAGCGCGCACGGCAGCTTCACCATCAGGCGTTCCACGACCCGTTGACCGGCCTGGCGAACCGGGCGCTGTTCACTCGGCGGCTGCAACGAGCCCTCACCCACGACCCCGACAACCCCGACAACCCCGACGCCTGCCACGCCGGCGACTCCGGGACGGTGTCCGTCCTGTTTTTGGATCTCGACGGGTTCAAGCTGGTGAACGACACGCTCGGCCATGCCGCCGGGGACGAACTCCTCAAAATCAGCGCGGAGCGACTGCGGGCGGACACCCGCGCGGTGGACACCGTCGCCCGGCTCGGCGGGGACGAGTTCGCCATCATTCTCGGCAGCGGCGGCGTCGACGCCCGGAAGGTGGGTGAGCGGCTCGCGATGGCAGTCCAGGAGCCGTGCCTGCTGGCCGGGCAGATCTACACCCCGCGGGCCAGCTTCGGCCTAGTCACGCTCGACGGCTCCACCACCCGGCCGGCCAGTCCCGACAGCCTGCTGCACCAGGCCGACCTGGCCATGTACGCGGCCAAGCGGGAACGCGCGGGCAGGCTGGTCGTCTACCGGCCGGAGCTGTCCGCCCTCCCCGAGCACCGCCACCCGGACCCACCCAGCCAGGACGACCCGGTGGGCGCCTACGGCCGAGTAGTAGGCCTGATGTGA
- a CDS encoding SAM-dependent methyltransferase yields MTETRDPAWVATTGDREPVNLRMDLPHTARMYDYYLGGKDNFPADREAAEQVIAAFPNARVTARENRAFMTRATRFLAGEVGIRQFLDIGTGIPTSPNLHEIAQGLAPDTRVVYVDNDPIVLTHARALLTSTPQGRTAYLDADLRDPDGIRAAPQLHSTLDLTRPIALSVVAIFHFIPDADDPYGIVRRLLDALPSGSYLVLTHGTGDYDPDAERAAEAYRQKGMSVQPRSRSEVERFFDGLELVDPGVQVVHRWRADGSAVEELTDARVSIYGGVARKP; encoded by the coding sequence GTGACGGAAACACGGGACCCGGCGTGGGTAGCGACGACGGGGGACCGGGAGCCGGTGAACCTGCGGATGGATCTTCCTCATACGGCCCGGATGTATGACTACTACCTGGGTGGGAAGGACAACTTCCCGGCCGACCGGGAGGCCGCCGAGCAGGTCATCGCCGCGTTCCCCAACGCCCGCGTCACGGCCCGGGAGAACCGGGCGTTCATGACGCGGGCGACCCGGTTTCTGGCCGGGGAGGTCGGGATCCGCCAGTTCCTGGATATCGGTACCGGCATCCCCACCAGCCCGAACCTGCACGAGATCGCCCAGGGCCTCGCCCCCGACACCCGGGTGGTTTACGTCGACAATGACCCGATCGTGCTCACCCACGCCCGCGCGTTGCTGACCAGCACCCCGCAGGGGCGCACCGCCTACCTCGACGCCGACCTGCGCGACCCTGACGGGATCCGCGCTGCCCCGCAGCTGCACAGCACTCTTGACCTCACTCGGCCGATCGCCCTGTCCGTCGTCGCGATCTTCCATTTCATCCCCGACGCGGATGATCCCTACGGGATCGTGCGTCGGCTCCTCGACGCGTTGCCGTCGGGGAGCTATCTTGTCCTCACCCACGGCACCGGAGATTATGATCCGGACGCGGAACGGGCGGCGGAAGCCTACCGGCAGAAGGGGATGTCGGTGCAGCCCCGCAGCCGATCCGAAGTCGAACGTTTCTTCGACGGGTTGGAGCTGGTCGACCCCGGGGTTCAGGTCGTTCACCGCTGGCGGGCCGACGGCAGCGCCGTCGAGGAGCTGACCGACGCGCGGGTCAGCATCTACGGCGGCGTTGCCCGCAAGCCGTAG
- a CDS encoding flavodoxin family protein, whose translation MRVVVVYESMFGNTRQIGQAIADGIGPLHEVVVIPVRDANPEVISGADVVVVGGPTHVHGMSRPASRTSAGEIARKPPSGVALEPGAEGPGLREWFARCGVIEGYAAAFDTRAHGPSILTGRASKRIHRLLRRHGARQVCPPESFFVTKDNALAPGEIDRARRWGEHLSHVATEPARTEFPV comes from the coding sequence ATGCGGGTTGTTGTTGTGTACGAGTCGATGTTCGGGAACACGAGGCAGATTGGCCAGGCGATTGCGGATGGCATCGGCCCGCTCCATGAGGTAGTCGTCATCCCGGTGCGTGACGCAAATCCTGAGGTGATCAGCGGTGCCGACGTCGTCGTCGTGGGCGGTCCCACGCATGTGCACGGCATGAGCCGTCCGGCCAGCCGTACGTCGGCCGGCGAGATCGCTCGGAAGCCACCGAGCGGTGTGGCGCTCGAGCCCGGCGCAGAAGGCCCCGGACTGCGGGAATGGTTCGCCCGCTGCGGCGTGATCGAGGGGTATGCGGCAGCGTTCGATACGCGCGCACACGGGCCCTCGATCTTGACTGGCCGGGCGTCAAAGCGCATTCACCGGCTGCTGCGCCGGCACGGAGCGCGACAGGTTTGCCCGCCGGAGAGCTTCTTCGTGACGAAGGACAACGCACTCGCACCAGGGGAGATCGACCGCGCGCGCCGGTGGGGCGAACACCTGTCGCACGTGGCCACAGAGCCGGCGAGGACCGAGTTTCCGGTCTGA
- a CDS encoding DUF899 domain-containing protein has product MTTTPDGPATALPGRPPVVDLTAWQTARDELLVREKAHTREGDALAAARRRLPMVELDGTVEVVGPDGPVPFLDLFQGRDELVVYKHMWYDGAPHQGQCEGCTTTAWHLKDAVYLNARGVSFAILTTGRWDEVASYVEFMGYTQPWYSVRDVDGPVGGSMGYITCFLRDGDRVFLTYSTTGRGNEPVNGSLGLLDMTPYGRGEAWEDNPEAWPEGRSSCWFWRSDADGNATWGPTSRPVPQWTRPGATPVETLGRHGHHH; this is encoded by the coding sequence ATGACGACCACACCGGACGGCCCGGCCACAGCGCTGCCTGGCCGCCCGCCCGTCGTTGACCTGACTGCCTGGCAGACCGCCCGTGACGAGCTTCTGGTCCGCGAGAAGGCCCACACCCGCGAGGGCGACGCCCTCGCCGCGGCCCGCCGCCGGCTGCCGATGGTGGAGCTCGACGGGACGGTCGAGGTCGTCGGGCCCGACGGCCCGGTCCCGTTCCTGGACTTGTTCCAGGGCCGCGACGAGCTAGTGGTCTACAAGCACATGTGGTATGACGGCGCGCCGCACCAGGGGCAGTGCGAGGGCTGCACCACTACGGCCTGGCACCTGAAGGACGCCGTCTACCTCAACGCCCGCGGCGTCTCGTTCGCCATCCTGACCACGGGCCGTTGGGACGAGGTGGCCTCCTACGTTGAGTTCATGGGCTACACCCAGCCCTGGTACTCGGTGCGCGACGTGGACGGGCCGGTCGGCGGCAGCATGGGTTACATCACCTGCTTCCTGCGCGACGGCGACCGCGTGTTCCTCACCTACTCCACGACGGGCCGTGGCAACGAGCCGGTCAACGGGTCCCTCGGCCTGCTCGACATGACGCCCTACGGCCGCGGCGAGGCATGGGAGGACAACCCCGAGGCCTGGCCCGAGGGGCGCAGCTCGTGCTGGTTCTGGCGCTCGGACGCGGACGGGAACGCCACCTGGGGCCCGACCAGCCGCCCCGTGCCGCAGTGGACCCGCCCCGGCGCGACCCCCGTGGAGACCCTCGGTCGGCACGGCCACCACCACTGA
- a CDS encoding ANTAR domain-containing response regulator produces the protein MSHPSSNPRRVLIAEDEALIRLDLREMLQEEGYEVVGEAGDGEMAVNLAGKLRPDLCILDVKMPRMDGIEAGAKIAKDRIAPVVILTAFSQRELVERAREAGAMAYVVKPFQKKDLLPTIEMAMSRFTEIVSLEAEVEDLQGRLEARKIIERAKGVLQTEHGMTEPDAFRWIQRTSMNQRRTMRAVAEAVLSGEALPGS, from the coding sequence ATGAGCCACCCCTCCTCGAACCCGCGCCGGGTTCTGATCGCCGAGGACGAAGCGCTGATCCGGCTCGACCTCAGGGAGATGCTCCAGGAGGAGGGCTATGAGGTGGTCGGGGAGGCGGGCGACGGCGAGATGGCCGTCAACCTCGCCGGCAAGCTCCGCCCCGACCTGTGCATCCTCGATGTGAAGATGCCGAGGATGGACGGCATCGAGGCCGGTGCGAAGATCGCCAAGGACCGTATCGCTCCCGTCGTCATCCTCACCGCCTTCAGCCAGCGGGAGCTGGTGGAACGTGCCCGTGAGGCCGGCGCCATGGCCTACGTGGTCAAGCCGTTCCAGAAGAAGGACCTGCTGCCCACGATCGAGATGGCGATGAGCCGCTTCACCGAGATCGTGAGCCTTGAGGCCGAGGTGGAGGACCTGCAGGGGCGCCTGGAGGCCAGGAAGATCATCGAGCGGGCCAAGGGCGTGCTGCAGACCGAGCACGGCATGACCGAGCCGGATGCCTTCCGCTGGATCCAGCGCACCTCGATGAACCAGCGCCGGACGATGCGGGCGGTCGCCGAGGCCGTGCTGTCGGGTGAGGCGTTGCCGGGCTCGTGA